The segment ACAACGAGCTATGGATAAGCCGTGGGGGACTAGGGTTTTAGAGACTATATGGCCGTTTTAATCTATTGATTGTTTTTTGAGTTTGCTATTTTCTATGGCGTGGCATAGCTTGATACCATGAAGAAATATTATCCATGATATATATATCCACAAGATAAAAAACAAAACTATAGAAAATGAGCCATATATACTAGCATAAGTTTTATTGTAAAATGAGTACTCTATAAATAGCCATTTAGATATAGACCAAGCAAGAGAGCTGATAAATGAGCCTATAGCTATGCTAGTGATTGAGAAGTTTTTGTTTATGCTAATTAGATATGTGATAGCAAATATTAGCCATATAATAATATATGGAAATATAGCTAAGAAATTTATCCAACTTGTATAGTCATTACTTTTAAGTAAGCCTTGAATAGAGCTAGATAGCCAAAATGATAGCCCCAAGCCAAGTGGCATAAGGGTGATTAGCGTCCAGTAATTACTAAGCCCTTGCCAAAATTTACGCTTTTGGATATTACAGATTGTAGATATCGCATATTCATACTCAATGAAAAATAGCAAACTAGTAAAGAGTATCGCCACAACACCCATAATACCAAGTGAGCTAGAGTTATTTAAGAATTGATCTAAATATTGAGTTATATTTTGGCTAGGAAGTAAATTTGAGTAGATAAATTCTTTAATCTT is part of the Campylobacter lanienae NCTC 13004 genome and harbors:
- a CDS encoding YihY family inner membrane protein, translated to MDIKNIIRVISKELSDKQLFHFAASLSFHTLLSIIPIIFVSLSIFTTMPSFKEYYTKIKEFIYSNLLPSQNITQYLDQFLNNSSSLGIMGVVAILFTSLLFFIEYEYAISTICNIQKRKFWQGLSNYWTLITLMPLGLGLSFWLSSSIQGLLKSNDYTSWINFLAIFPYIIIWLIFAITYLISINKNFSITSIAIGSFISSLAWSISKWLFIEYSFYNKTYASIYGSFSIVLFFILWIYISWIIFLHGIKLCHAIENSKLKKQSID